One Burkholderiales bacterium genomic region harbors:
- a CDS encoding MBL fold metallo-hydrolase encodes MRFACLGSGSEGNALIVEAGRTRLLVDCGFGVREITRRLGRLNLAPEDLDAILLTHEHGDHVAGVARLAARFRLPVWLSHGTHLALAGGEGVPEDIHLFDVHHAFSVGDLWIHPFPVPHDAREPAQFVFSDGKRRLGLLTDVGRSTPHIQTMLDGCDALVLECNHDPQMLARGPYPPPLKHRIAGDYGHLSNAAAAALLAALDHRRLKHVIAAHLSRTNNRPELARAALAQALGCEPEWIGVADQDCGFDWRHIA; translated from the coding sequence ATGCGCTTCGCCTGCCTGGGCAGCGGCAGCGAGGGCAATGCCCTGATCGTCGAGGCGGGGCGCACGCGGCTCCTCGTCGATTGCGGCTTTGGCGTGCGGGAAATAACACGGCGTCTAGGCCGGCTCAATCTTGCGCCGGAGGACCTGGATGCCATCCTGCTCACCCACGAACACGGCGACCACGTGGCGGGCGTTGCGCGTCTGGCGGCCCGCTTCCGCCTGCCCGTGTGGTTGAGCCACGGCACCCATCTCGCCCTTGCCGGGGGCGAAGGCGTGCCGGAAGACATTCATCTCTTCGATGTCCACCATGCCTTTAGTGTGGGCGACCTCTGGATCCACCCCTTTCCCGTGCCCCACGACGCCCGGGAACCGGCCCAGTTCGTCTTCAGTGACGGCAAGCGGCGGCTGGGACTACTCACCGACGTGGGCCGCAGCACGCCCCATATCCAGACCATGCTCGACGGCTGCGACGCCCTGGTGCTGGAGTGCAACCACGACCCCCAGATGCTGGCCAGGGGACCCTATCCGCCACCCCTCAAACACCGCATCGCCGGCGACTACGGCCACTTGAGCAACGCCGCGGCCGCCGCCCTGCTCGCCGCCCTGGACCACCGGCGCCTCAAGCACGTCATCGCCGCCCATCTGTCCCGCACCAACAACCGCCCGGAACTTGCCCGCGCCGCCCTCGCCCAGGCGCTGGGGTGTGAGCCGGAATGGATCGGAGTGGCCGATCAGGACTGCGGCTTCGACTGGCGGCACATCGCCTGA